In the genome of Bacteroidota bacterium, one region contains:
- a CDS encoding aminopeptidase, with protein sequence MNPDLRKAALIAARDCMGLKPGERVLIVTDEPLRSIGYAIWEAVKEMGNELTLVEMLPRKSNGEEPPQEVAGLMLTADVVFCPTSLSLTHTDARRAASASGVRVCTLPGVTEEIMVRCMNADYIRIAERTTNLARLMETAGVVRVKAPAGTDLTLGTRGRKALASTGLFRNKGEWGNLPTGEAYLAPVEGTANGVVVVDGSMASIGLVTEPIRIEVDKGFAAGITGGKEAKRLIELLEPHGRDGRTVAEFGIGTNDRAILSGRILEDEKVMGTIHVAFGDNKSMGGSVRVASHLDGLVKVPSVWFDDRLIMRDGKFAVQI encoded by the coding sequence ATGAATCCAGATCTTCGTAAGGCGGCTCTGATAGCCGCGCGCGATTGCATGGGGCTCAAACCCGGCGAGCGGGTGCTCATCGTTACCGACGAGCCCCTCAGATCGATCGGGTATGCGATCTGGGAAGCCGTCAAGGAAATGGGGAATGAACTCACGCTCGTCGAAATGCTCCCCAGAAAAAGTAACGGCGAAGAACCTCCGCAGGAGGTCGCCGGCCTGATGCTGACGGCGGATGTGGTCTTCTGCCCGACCTCCCTCTCCCTCACTCACACCGACGCCCGGCGCGCTGCAAGCGCAAGCGGCGTGAGGGTCTGCACCCTTCCCGGGGTCACCGAGGAGATCATGGTCCGTTGCATGAATGCGGACTATATCAGGATCGCGGAGCGGACGACGAACCTTGCGCGGCTGATGGAGACAGCCGGCGTGGTGAGGGTGAAAGCTCCGGCCGGAACGGATCTCACGCTCGGGACCAGGGGGAGGAAAGCCCTCGCGAGCACAGGCCTCTTCCGGAATAAGGGTGAATGGGGGAATCTTCCGACCGGCGAAGCCTACCTGGCACCGGTCGAGGGAACAGCGAACGGGGTGGTCGTCGTCGACGGGTCGATGGCGTCGATCGGCCTCGTCACGGAACCGATACGGATTGAAGTCGATAAGGGATTCGCCGCCGGGATCACAGGCGGAAAAGAGGCGAAAAGGCTCATCGAGCTTCTCGAGCCGCATGGCCGGGATGGCAGAACCGTCGCGGAATTCGGCATCGGCACGAACGACCGGGCGATACTCTCCGGCCGGATCCTCGAGGACGAAAAAGTGATGGGGACGATCCACGTCGCGTTCGGCGACAACAAGTCGATGGGGGGTTCCGTGCGCGTCGCGAGCCACCTCGACGGCCTCGTCAAGGTGCCGTCCGTCTGGTTCGACGACCGTCTTATCATGAGAGACGGGAAGTTCGCGGTACAGATATAG